One Rattus norvegicus strain BN/NHsdMcwi chromosome 20, GRCr8, whole genome shotgun sequence DNA segment encodes these proteins:
- the Pcbd1 gene encoding pterin-4-alpha-carbinolamine dehydratase isoform X1, with translation MAGKAHRLSAEERDQLLPNLRAVGWNELEGRDAIFKQFHFKDFNRAFGFMTRVALQAEKLDHHPEWFNVYNKVHITLSTHECAGLSERDINLASFIEQVAVSMT, from the exons GCTGGCAAGGCACACAGGCTGAGTGCTGAGGAACGGGACCAGCTGCTGCCAAACCTGCGGGCTGTGGGGTGGAATGAACTGGAAGGCCGAGATGCCATCTTCAAACAGTTCCATTTTAAAGACTTCAACAGG GCTTTTGGCTTCATGACAAGAGTCGCCCTGCAGGCTGAAAAGCTGGACCACCATCCCGAGTGGTTTAACGTGTACAACAAG GTCCATATCACCTTGAGCACCCACGAATGTGCCGGTCTTTCTGAACGGGATATAAACCTGGCCAGCTTCATCGAACAAGTTGCCGTGTCTATGACATAG